Proteins co-encoded in one Gossypium arboreum isolate Shixiya-1 chromosome 11, ASM2569848v2, whole genome shotgun sequence genomic window:
- the LOC108472945 gene encoding pyrophosphate--fructose 6-phosphate 1-phosphotransferase subunit beta-like codes for MSPAIAATNGLPVSRNEEGPSRFLLPSDYGDFQTNRLNHTPPLPSILKNPFQVVDGPPTTAAGNPDEIANLFPNLYGQPSVSLVPGQPEVKGQSFKVGVVFSGGQAPGGHNVITGIFDYLQERARGSTLYGFKGGPAGIMSCKYVKLTADLIYPYRNQGGFHMICSSRDKIETPEQLKQAEETVKKLDLDGLVIIGGDDSNTNACLLAEYFRSKNMKTQVIGCPKTIDGDLKCKDVPISFGFDTACKIYSEMIGNVMVDARSTGKYYHFIRLMGRAASHITLECALQTHPNIAIIGEEVAAKKLTMKNVTNYIADIICKRMELGFNYGVIILPEGLIDFIPEVKQLIAELNEILAHDVVDEAGMWKRKLRSHSHDLFEFLPQSIQEQLLLERDPHGNVQVAKIETEKMLIQMVEAELDQRKQKGAYEGQFQGKPHFFGYEGRCGFPTNFDANYCNALGYATGILLHSGKTGLISSVGNLTAPVDEWTVGGTALTSLMDVERRHGKFKPVIKKALVDLEGAPMLKFASLRDDWALKNRYLSSGPIQFVGPYANDINYTLMLELGAQFHF; via the exons ATGTCACCCGCTATCGCCGCCACCAATGGCTTGCCTGTCTCCCGAAACGAGGAAGGCCCCAGCCGCTTCCTCCTCCCCTCCGACTACGGTGACTTCCAAACTAACCGATTGAACCACACCCCTCCCCTCCCTTCTATCCTTAAAAACCCCTTCCAAGTCGTCGATGGACCCCCCACTACGGCTGCCGGAAACCCAG ATGAGATAGCCAACTTATTTCCGAATCTTTATGGGCAACCATCGGTTTCGTTGGTTCCTGGACAGCCAGAAGTGAAGGGTCAGAGTTTCAAGGTTGGAGTCGTTTTTTCTGGAGGACAAGCTCCTGGTGGACACAATGTCATAACCGGGATTTTTG ATTACTTGCAAGAACGGGCAAGAGGAAGCACTCTTTATGGCTTTAAGGGCGGTCCTGCAGGCATCATGAGCTGCAAATATGTTAAACTCACTGCAGACTTAATCTATCCTTACAGAAACCAG GGTGGGTTCCATATGATTTGCAGTAGTAGAGACAAGATTGAAACTCCAGAACAG CTTAAGCAAGCTGAAGAAACAGTGAAGAAGCTTGATTTGGATGGGCTTGTTATCATTGGAGGGGATGACTCGAATACAAATGCTTGCCTTCTTGCTGAGTACTTTAG GAGTAAAAATATGAAGACACAAGTTATTGGATGCCCAAAGACCATTGATGGTGATTTGAAATGCAAAGATGTGCCTATAAGCTTTGGATTCGACACTGCATGCAAG ATATATTCTGAAATGATTGGAAACGTCATGGTAGATGCCCGTTCAACTGGAAAATACTACCACT TCATAAGGCTAATGGGACGTGCAGCTTCTCACATTACATTGGAGTGTGCTTTGCAGACTCACCCGAACATTGCTATTATAGGAGAAGAG GTTGCTGCCAAGAAGTTGACAATGAAGAATGTTACAAATTATATTGCAGATATAATCTGCAAACGCATGGAACTAGGATTTAATTATGGTGTAATAATTTTACCAGAAGGCCTTATTGATTTCATTCCGGAG GTAAAACAACTTATTGCAGAGCTCAATGAAATTTTAGCCCATGATGTTGTTGATGAAGCTGGGATGTGGAAAAGGAAACTTAGAAGCCACTCCCATGACCTTTTTGAGTTTTTGCCTCAATCAATTCAGGAGCAGCTGCTACTTGAAAGAGATCCCCATGGGAATGTGCAG GTTGCCAAGATAGAAACAGAAAAAATGCTCATTCAAATGGTGGAAGCTGAATTGGATCAAAGGAAGCAAAAAGGTGCATATGAGGGACAATTTCAAGGAAAACCCCATTTTTTCGG CTACGAGGGTAGATGCGGATTTCCAACGAACTTCGATGCAAACTACTGTAATGCATTGGGTTATGCTACTGGAATCCTCCTGCATTCTGGGAAAACTGGACTGATTTCATCG GTGGGTAATTTGACTGCACCAGTAGATGAATGGACTGTCGGAGGAACAGCATTAACATCATTAATGGATGTTGAGCGCCGACATG GGAAGTTCAAGCCTGTGATTAAGAAGGCATTGGTGGACCTTGAAG GTGCACCAATGTTGAAATTTGCATCCTTGCGAGATGATTGGGCGCTTAAGAATCGGTATTTAAGCTCAG GACCCATTCAATTCGTTGGTCCttatgcaaatgacatcaactaCACTCTAATGCTGGAGCTGGGGGCACAATTTCATTTTTAA
- the LOC108473911 gene encoding serine/threonine protein phosphatase 2A 59 kDa regulatory subunit B' gamma isoform-like isoform X2 yields the protein MMKQIFGKLPRKPSKSSQHEPNGDALNGSRLNGGTVNSHSSSSANSNQGKKTDPLASQAGLMLVSGIYEALPGFRDVPSTEKQSLFLKKLNMCCVVFDFGDPTKNLREKDIKKQTLLELVDYISSVTSKFNELAVQEMARMVAANLFRTFPSPNHDIKLLEMYDLEDEEPAMDPAWPHLQIVYELLLRFVVSPETDAKLAKRYMDHSFVLKLLDLFDSDDHRERDYLKTILHRIYGKFMVHRPFIRKAINNIFYRFIFETEKHNGIAELLEILGSIINGFALPLKEEHKLFLVRALIPLHKPKCASTYHQQLSYCITQFVEKDYKLADTVIRGLLKYWPVINSSKEVMFVGELEEVLEATQAAEFQRCQVPLFRQIGRCLNSSHFQVAERALFLWNNDHIRNLIIQNRSVILPIIFPALERNTNGHWNLAVQSFTLNVRKIFTDVDHVLFDECLSRFQEDELKEKEMQERRELTWKHLEDVASSTTAASNEAVLVSRFVSSIAIATATATSPTPKAMVGS from the exons ATGATGAAGCAGATATTCGGAAAGCTACCGCGAAAACCATCGAAATCATCCCAACATGAACCCAACGGTGATGCACTCAATG GTTCACGTTTGAACGGTGGGACTGTTAATTCTCATTCATCCAGTTCGGCCAACTCAAATCAAGGGAAGAAAACTGACCCTCTTGCAAGCCAAGCAGGTCTTATGTTAGTTTCAGGGATTTATGAGGCTTTGCCTGGTTTCCGGGATGTTCCCAGCACGGAAAAGCAGAGTCTTTTCCTTAAGAAGTTGAATATGTGTTGTGTGGTTTTTGATTTTGGTGATCCAACTAAGAACCTTCGGGAGAAGGACATAAAGAAGCAGACTCTGTTGGAGCTTGTTGATTATATTTCCTCAGTTACATCCAAGTTCAATGAGTTGGCGGTGCAAGAGATGGCTAGAATGGTTGCTGCTAATCTCTTTAGAACATTTCCATCTCCGAATCACGATATCAAACTTCTAGAAATGTATGATTTGGAAGATGAGGAACCGGCCATGGATCCTGCTTGGCCTCATCTTCAGATTGTGTATGAACTTttacttagatttgtggtctcaccAGAGACCGATGCCAAGCTTGCTAAGAGATACATGGATCATTCATTTGTGTTGAAATTGTTGGATTTGTTTGATTCGGATGACCATAGAGAGAGGGATTATCTGAAGACAATTCTACATCGAATTTATGGGAAGTTCATGGTGCATCGACCATTTATTAGGAAAGCGATCAACAATATTTTCTACAGGTTTATTTTTGAGACAGAGAAGCACAATGGTATAGCTGAGTTGCTTGAAATCTTGGGAAGTATAATAAATGGGTTTGCCTTGCCTTTGAAGGAAGAGCACAAGCTCTTCTTGGTACGAGCCCTGATTCCTCTTCACAAGCCCAAGTGTGCATCCACGTACCATCAGCAGCTTTCTTATTGCATTACTCAGTTTGTTGAGAAAGACTACAAGCTGGCTGATACTGTCATCCGAGGCCTACTAAAGTATTGGCCTGTCATTAATAGTTCAAAGGAGGTAATGTTTGTGGGAGAGTTGGAAGAAGTTCTAGAAGCTACTCAGGCAGCAGAATTCCAACGCTGCCAGGTTCCTCTTTTCCGTCAGATTGGCCGCTGCCTCAATAGCTCTCATTTTCAG GTAGCGGAACGGGCTTTATTTTTGTGGAACAATGATCACATAAGAAATCTTATCATCCAGAACCGCTCAGTAATACTCCCTATAATCTTCCCTGCACTGGAGAGAAATACCAATGGTCATTGGAACCTGGCAGTCCAGAGCTTTACACTAAATGTCAGGAAGATATTCACGGATGTTGATCATGTGCTTTTTGATGAGTGTTTGTCCAGATTCCAagaagatgaattgaaggaaaaagagATGCAGGAAAGGCGGGAACTAACCTGGAAGCATTTGGAAGATGTAGCTTCATCTACTACCGCAGCAAGCAATGAGGCTGTACTGGTTTCTAGATTTGTCTCTTCCATTGCCATTGCCACTGCTACTGCCACCAGCCCAACCCCAAAGGCAATGGTGGGCAGTTGA
- the LOC108473911 gene encoding serine/threonine protein phosphatase 2A 59 kDa regulatory subunit B' gamma isoform-like isoform X1, producing the protein MMKQIFGKLPRKPSKSSQHEPNGDALNGNSFFNSSLGPNSLNSSKPGSAFKFSNSGSRLNGGTVNSHSSSSANSNQGKKTDPLASQAGLMLVSGIYEALPGFRDVPSTEKQSLFLKKLNMCCVVFDFGDPTKNLREKDIKKQTLLELVDYISSVTSKFNELAVQEMARMVAANLFRTFPSPNHDIKLLEMYDLEDEEPAMDPAWPHLQIVYELLLRFVVSPETDAKLAKRYMDHSFVLKLLDLFDSDDHRERDYLKTILHRIYGKFMVHRPFIRKAINNIFYRFIFETEKHNGIAELLEILGSIINGFALPLKEEHKLFLVRALIPLHKPKCASTYHQQLSYCITQFVEKDYKLADTVIRGLLKYWPVINSSKEVMFVGELEEVLEATQAAEFQRCQVPLFRQIGRCLNSSHFQVAERALFLWNNDHIRNLIIQNRSVILPIIFPALERNTNGHWNLAVQSFTLNVRKIFTDVDHVLFDECLSRFQEDELKEKEMQERRELTWKHLEDVASSTTAASNEAVLVSRFVSSIAIATATATSPTPKAMVGS; encoded by the exons ATGATGAAGCAGATATTCGGAAAGCTACCGCGAAAACCATCGAAATCATCCCAACATGAACCCAACGGTGATGCACTCAATGGTAATTCCTTTTTCAACTCTTCTCTTGGACCCAATTCTTTAAACAGCTCTAAACCTGGTTCCGCTTTTAAATTCTCAAATTCAGGTTCACGTTTGAACGGTGGGACTGTTAATTCTCATTCATCCAGTTCGGCCAACTCAAATCAAGGGAAGAAAACTGACCCTCTTGCAAGCCAAGCAGGTCTTATGTTAGTTTCAGGGATTTATGAGGCTTTGCCTGGTTTCCGGGATGTTCCCAGCACGGAAAAGCAGAGTCTTTTCCTTAAGAAGTTGAATATGTGTTGTGTGGTTTTTGATTTTGGTGATCCAACTAAGAACCTTCGGGAGAAGGACATAAAGAAGCAGACTCTGTTGGAGCTTGTTGATTATATTTCCTCAGTTACATCCAAGTTCAATGAGTTGGCGGTGCAAGAGATGGCTAGAATGGTTGCTGCTAATCTCTTTAGAACATTTCCATCTCCGAATCACGATATCAAACTTCTAGAAATGTATGATTTGGAAGATGAGGAACCGGCCATGGATCCTGCTTGGCCTCATCTTCAGATTGTGTATGAACTTttacttagatttgtggtctcaccAGAGACCGATGCCAAGCTTGCTAAGAGATACATGGATCATTCATTTGTGTTGAAATTGTTGGATTTGTTTGATTCGGATGACCATAGAGAGAGGGATTATCTGAAGACAATTCTACATCGAATTTATGGGAAGTTCATGGTGCATCGACCATTTATTAGGAAAGCGATCAACAATATTTTCTACAGGTTTATTTTTGAGACAGAGAAGCACAATGGTATAGCTGAGTTGCTTGAAATCTTGGGAAGTATAATAAATGGGTTTGCCTTGCCTTTGAAGGAAGAGCACAAGCTCTTCTTGGTACGAGCCCTGATTCCTCTTCACAAGCCCAAGTGTGCATCCACGTACCATCAGCAGCTTTCTTATTGCATTACTCAGTTTGTTGAGAAAGACTACAAGCTGGCTGATACTGTCATCCGAGGCCTACTAAAGTATTGGCCTGTCATTAATAGTTCAAAGGAGGTAATGTTTGTGGGAGAGTTGGAAGAAGTTCTAGAAGCTACTCAGGCAGCAGAATTCCAACGCTGCCAGGTTCCTCTTTTCCGTCAGATTGGCCGCTGCCTCAATAGCTCTCATTTTCAG GTAGCGGAACGGGCTTTATTTTTGTGGAACAATGATCACATAAGAAATCTTATCATCCAGAACCGCTCAGTAATACTCCCTATAATCTTCCCTGCACTGGAGAGAAATACCAATGGTCATTGGAACCTGGCAGTCCAGAGCTTTACACTAAATGTCAGGAAGATATTCACGGATGTTGATCATGTGCTTTTTGATGAGTGTTTGTCCAGATTCCAagaagatgaattgaaggaaaaagagATGCAGGAAAGGCGGGAACTAACCTGGAAGCATTTGGAAGATGTAGCTTCATCTACTACCGCAGCAAGCAATGAGGCTGTACTGGTTTCTAGATTTGTCTCTTCCATTGCCATTGCCACTGCTACTGCCACCAGCCCAACCCCAAAGGCAATGGTGGGCAGTTGA
- the LOC108473912 gene encoding uncharacterized protein LOC108473912, whose product MSFLAGRLAGKEGAFFFRESKQAVNRLVEKTPKNLSSNPPSLEQQTQADVLPEVLKHSLPSKIFRQPSDASSLSRSSKWALHTHPTNASSSSPDALNPLRAYVSLPQVTFGPKRWELPTSEHSTMASTANELRKDKYTPLNPEKLKAAAEGLKRIGMAFIVATTMVFGGAALMFGIAASKLELHSSDDVRTKGKDLVQPKFDMIREQLVPLRTWAENTSKKWHLEREEAIKDKPIIKELSKTLGAKTNN is encoded by the exons ATGAGTTTTCTCGCGGGAAGACTAGCAGGAAAAGAAGGCGCCTTCTTTTTCCGGGAATCCAAACAAGCCGTCAACCGTTTGGTAGAGAAAACCCCCAAAAACCTCTCATCAAACCCACCGTCGCTTGAGCAACAAACTCAAGCTGACGTCCTTCCTGAGGTCCTCAAGCATTCTTTGCCTTCTAAGATCTTCAGGCAACCCTCCGATGCTTCGTCTCTATCCAGGTCCTCCAAGTGGGCCCTCCATACTCATCCAACCAATGCCTCCAGTTCTTCCCCTGATGCCTTGAACCCTCTCAGGGCTTATGTTTCTCTACCCCAGGTTACTTTTGGCCCCAAAAG GTGGGAGTTGCCAACATCGGAACATTCAACCATGGCATCGACGGCTAATGAATTGCGGAAGGACAAATATACGCCTCTCAATCCGGAGAAGTTGAAAGCTGCTGCTGAAGGACTTAAGCGAA TTGGAATGGCTTTTATAGTTGCAACTACAATGGTATTCGGTGGGGCCGCCTTGATGTTTGGGATTGCAGCCTCCAAGTTGGAGTTGCACAGT AGTGATGATGTCAGAACAAAAGGAAAAGACCTGGTTCAGCCTAAATTTGACATGATTAGGGAACAGCTTGTTCCTCTAAGAACTTGG GCCGAAAACACATCAAAGAAATGGCACCTGGAAAGGGAGGAAGCTATTAAAGATAAACCCATCATAAAGGAGCTTTCTAAAACTTTAGGAGCAAAAACCAACAATTGA